tctacaaaaaaagtcctcacaaagttttcgatagtcacactcctgcaaaagttattcgaggtcaaagtcgaacttacaaaaaaattaaatgtttttttttttcgatgatactatgaatcttttctcattattttgttgtaaagatatatttaataaatatatcttaCTCTAATTGggctttttcaatcattaattttcccatcgagtcaatataaagttaccttacaaaaatgcgatgttaaataataaacatgttatcatggagaatccataactgatgcacttgactatttaaaaatgtaattgttccgaaatctatcctctttataacaaaataatgagaaaagattcatagtatcatcggaaaaaaaaacattgaatttttttgtaagttcaactttgacctcgaataacttttgaaggagtgtgactatcgaaaactttgtaagggctttttttgtagagcgtcaaatttcctacaaaaatatgctttggtccgctaattcaatgagccgttgcaaaaatacgaaattgcaaaatttaaaaaaatttattcctttGTTATtgaaacgggaaatagaaattcccgatgcgcggcctcttaacaataatattaagggctctgctttttacaggcgtcttttcacaccttctcggaagttttaatgtgaggattttgaaaaaaaaaaattagccgttttttttgaataaacttAGGGTATAAtagctgacaatgagtctTTCAAACCTTGCGCGAGTATATCTGGGCCGCTGATACTGCGTTTTCTAAGACTATCCGATGACATGATATGTAAAATCTAAATGAAATAAGTCGAGAGCAAAACTCCAGAAGATAATGGGGCGAtgtagaaatagaaaattcatAACAAATTCCATGTCAAGGCAGCCAGCACTTCTCGTTTAGGCAAAATAGCAATGTATGGGCATACCTACGTGTTTGCGATTCGCTGTGCCAAGTCTTTCGTCCCAGTTATCGGATTGTTACCTGGAAATAATGATTCCGTCTGTTGCGCTCGGGGCGGAAAAGatctattataataatcacAAAATCCTGGGCCCTGAAGGTATTCAAGAAAACAAGTTCTGCCACGCTCCTAAAATGTAAaacataatattatttttcttgttaaaCTGTATAATAAGTTACCTTGATGAAAGAGGTTGCTGCAATTTTCTATGAAAAACCCCACGATTATTTTGACAATTTGGAACACAATTATAGTTTTTGGATGAAGTTTTTCGTAAAACCTCATCGTTTTTCATATACAGTTGTGAAATGGCTTCCTTTTTTAGGATCATTTTTCGTACATCAAAATATAACTGAAAAGGACATAATAATTTAAAGAATATTGTAGCATTCCTGATTCGACAAAACAATAAGGTTTGTTTATTTCATAGGACTGACCTATCGAGAAAAGATGAGTAAAACAATATGTCACAGATTCTTTAGATCTACCGAGATCATACTGAAAAGATGATCGCTGTCTGCTGGGTACGTCTTTACTTGCCTTTAATTATCAAGTCTTTGTTGTGAGACAGAGTCATATCTAGCAGTGGTTCAAAATAGTATTCCATAATTTATCGTAGAATATTCGTAATCTTATTCAACATTATTCCTAGAAATTGATCTGTTTCTACTGTAATTGTTTATGTTTAATTGTACATGTTCGATGAATTGATATATTTGTAACACAAGAGCTCGTGAAATTTAACCGTCATTTTTACGGCCAATTgtttgttttacttttgtcATAGAAAACTGTGGGTAATCATAATTTGGGGTacttgattatttattattttcaggtATAATATTGCAAATGATTGCAATTTGTTGTGATATTTCATCGTTTTGTACGACGAAGTCAAAAACACGTTGATTTCGTATGAAATACAACGATTTTTCATAACTTTCTAGGTTTCCGTGTTGTCGTAGAATATCTTATATTACTTTCGCTACAGGATTGAGTTATAGGGGGCGCCATGACgctattttgttattaattttaatgaaaaatttctaaaatattcttgaacctataaataataaaggcctcaaactcaaattggtctaagttttttcattttctttacaaaaaaatcctaaaaataggtatgattttagatCGTCTAGGCtgcaccccccccccccccccccccttataAACAAATCTTATCAATCCTGACTGAAATAACTTCGGCGTactgagatttttttaaattcaggtAACCTATCGAGTGGTATGGATTATCTATAGCCCGGTAATTTCCATGTCTGTCATACATTGACAAAACCATAGGTATTGGCTTGGCTCTCCCTCTGTCATTGATCGCGCTCTGCCATTCTTGGCTCACCGTACAGTGCCACCCTTTATCCAGAATTTCAGAAGATGCGATGAATCGATTGATTGTATGTAGACctcaataaattgtttcccAATTGAGCTATTAATctattaattgaaaaacaagcaATTGGAAGAGCTGATTAATCGATGGTTCGCTAAATCAATTAACTAAAATAACTAATTGAAATAGTCGATTGGGCGATTAATTCATAAAACGATTGAACGAAAGAAAGATTATTCAGAagattaatataaaaaaaaaaattaattgatagGGTCGACCACTCGTTTGATCAAAAAAGTGGTCAGTTACAAATACCGTTTAAGGGTGTAGGGGAGGTAGAGTCAGCTTGAAAAGATGGTCCAAAGGTTAAACATAATAAGAAGAAGGCTTAGAATATTTGACTTTTCCTAATCCAGTTACATAAACTAAAACAGTCCGCGTgacatgacaaaaaaattttaaactttaaATTTTGAACGTGGGTGCCTTATTATGTTATCAATTTCAGTAACGTGAGATTCGTTTATCTGATTCTGACTAACAATGGGTCATTCTATTtgacgatgaatttttcaaagatcgTCGGAGTTACTTTTCACGTAACAATAACGTACTTATTgacaatttacaaatttatcgTCTGCAACTTATAACGATTGCACTTACgtattgaaatttcttcacCAACGAACAAAATCAAAGAAACATTTGCCCCAGACTGTTTCTACTGTATTCATTTATGAACAATATATGCTATTTTCCATAAACTTCGGATAAGTGATATTGATTTTTCAGTAAAAGTAGTAGAATAATGAATAATGTGATTTTTCTGACgttgtgaataaaatgtatttacagTTGAAATTCAGTgtgtaaacgtattttttctgCATTACGGAgacttttttaaattatattcaacTTCGTTAGcttcaattttactttttgaacCACTGGTTCTGCATACTTATGCTTCGACTATTTTTTGCGCTGGCTGTACGTCCCACTCGTCATCAATTAATTACTCGGGAAACCGATTGATCGAAATTTAGATTAATCGATCAATAGATATATTGAAACACAATTATTCAAGTTCGGCGATTGATTGATTAGTCGCAAAGCAATATACTCTACGAATACAAAGTCGATTACCACGGTTGTATCTACAAAGACCACGATCGTTATGCAACCCCCTGAGACTCTCAATTCCAATTCCCATACTACTTAAGACTTTCCTATTCCAGGCTGCAAGAGTTTAACAAAGAGAAATGTGAATTTGACCTGTGAGGGTGCCCACGCATGTAAGAATATCCACTTCGGACCTCTTCACTGCGATTTATGCGCCATTGTGTGGAATCGAATACAGACACGACGTGGATGGGCAACAGCTTCGATCGTCTCTACCTAGGGtcgtttttcttcattctacGACTGACGGAATTGGGGCAATTCTTGACGAGGGAATAGCTTACTGTTCATCTATCTTGCAAAGCCATTCAAATAAGTCTCGAAAAACGTGTAAGAATATGTGTACTCTCGTGTATACGGTTAAGGAAAACGAATGAATCGtcacgtaaaaattttcggattTGCAATTTGtttattgtagaaaaattatcattatttttatattatatgaaCAGCGCAGTAAGCAATTATGCATTCCTTACTGAACCCTTGATGATCTTAACATCGTCAATCGGGCGATCATTTTTGTCTGTCTCAACAAGTCCGATTCTCTTTACTATCGTCATACCGGAGTATATTCTTCCTGTAAATAAATCGTAAAtctttacaataatataatagtcAATAGCTCAAAGGGAACTGCATCGATTTGGtctttttttgaatattgcaTAAAAAATGACTATATCAAAGTATTTCACGTTAAAGTGCTGAGAGTAAAACCAAAGCGGTGCACATTAGATATCGAAAAATGAACTATACAtagattttatttccggtAAGTATAAATTACATGGGATGAATTAGGTCCCTGTCAGAATAGGTATTAATCGATGGaccagaaaaagaaaatttcttcttACGTATGCATAAAGCAATGTTTGGATCTTTCTACGGTGAAGTATTACGTTTATCAGCAGCAAAAACtaaatttctacaaattttccgcagttgttgaaaaaacagtttttgctATTTGTGAACCTGGTTTGGTCTTGTTGATTTGAAGGGCACATTTCACAACTTATACCTCTGTTTCATCGTTCTCGTTGAGTATGAATACGTGGTTAATTAAAAACTGCAATATTGCAATACCAAAAATCGTATGTTTTCCATCCAGCCACTGCGTTGGGGCTAATGTTATAAAGAACTGGGATCCATTTGAGTCAGGTCCTGAATTTGCCATTGATAGTATACCCGCACCTGCAAGCAAGAAAATTAACTAGAGTTCACAAAAGATCTAGCTTTGAGAGCTTGTTCTCCCGAACGTCGTGTTCACCGGTGTGTTTCAAGTCGTCGTGAATTTCGTCATCAAAACATTCTCCGTATATCGACATTCCACCTTTCCCTGTACCAGTGGGGTCCCCTCCTGAAGATAACAAACAACGCTCGTCAACAATGAAGAAACAACGCGACAACTCCTGCAACACTATTTGCAACAGGCCATTGAAATTATTAACTTGGCCATCccagtttgaaattaatttcatttatccaCTTGCGAACTTTCTATAACTTCTTTTCATGCAAATATCTAGTAGAGTAATCAGAGTAGAATAATTGATGACCGTTAATGTGAGCATTTTCCAGAAAATAAGCGACTAGTTAGAGAATCAATGTTCAAATTTCAGCACTAACCTTGGATCATAAAGTCACGTATTATCCTGTGAAACTTAGTACCGTTGTAGTAGCCCCGTCTTACAAGTTCTGCAAAGTTTCTACACGTTATGGGAGCATGTTTCCAATACAACTCGATCAATATCTCTCCCATCCTAAAAATTTTgcaggaaaattttcaactgtcAACATAATCAAATTGGGAACAAGTATtccttttttcgaaattaatgGTTAGATATACGAATATTGAGTACTTACGTAGTTTCCAAAGCGACGATATGAGGTTGCCAGTGTTTATCTGGAATTCCTGATATATTTGCCAATGCCATTCTTTGCTGTGATTTAACAATTATTAATCTAACACAGTATGTGCTCAGATCCTTAAACTTGCCTTGGATTAAGTTAGGTTAGAACAGACCGTCAACGTTTTATAAACAACAGACGAATTGTGAAGCTTCAGTGGCGTCATCTGAAGTGCATAATGAAAGACGACTTACCTGGTGATGCCATAGGTACGATAGATTACTGCAAGTTTAAAATTACCATCTACGTTACGAACGTTGTTACGAAACTACAATTGTTTCCATAAGAGTCTGTGCCTAACAGTCGGTAGGAAACACTGATCTTTAGTGAATAGTAAATGAAACTGTCATACCTCCGTAACCATCGAACCCCTTATTAATCTGACAGGCAAATGCTGATAGTACTGATGATTTTAATAGCGAGATATTTCGAACATCGAGTAACCTAGAATATGGTTactgcatttatgcaattcagtTTCGTGGTCCACTATCGGAGAAGAGGAAACAAAAATCGATTCGCAAAATGCTATCACATTTGCTAATACCGGGGAATTTAGGAAATCGTAGCTCGAATTGCATGAATTACTGATTTACACTGAACgaatttaatttcctacatTACGTTTCCACGAAATAATCCATTATATATTCAGTCAACAGCAAAACTTTTCAGAATGCATGTATGTATCTTCTGTAATGCCGTATGGCACACAACTTAACGTACACGCTTCAGATACGACTATTTTTTCGGCCGAATCGATTAAGTTGGTAACGCAGATTCAACATGTAGCGTCACTGTTGGCCGGCTGCTACGGGCTGAATCTGCGTTACCAACGTAATCGACTCGGCCGAAAAACTAGCCGTCtctgaattaatttcaacatGTGTACAATAACGTTTTCACCTCTCTGGGATGATGTTACCTTTACCTGATGTTCATAACTAACGCATTGCTACTCTATGGAGCGATAGTCCTGGGTCATCctgatgtatatatatataagcatatacatatattgaaaCTATCTTCTGTACTTTGAATTAAGGTTGTACTGGCTATACATTCTCAATCAAAAGTAAGTCTCTTcaacaatattgaatactttgtaataagataaaaatcgagaaaaaatcgattgcGATATAGGGgacaagaaaattaaatttgtataataataatgcccaaaagttatgaataaattatttaaacaagacgtttttcaacaaatttgtagggaatatttattttgtcatgtaaaatgaattggttgatttttctgaatacacatgaatttttaaagaattttctcactattttcaaatttccgttTTCGAATATATGTAAAGGCAGTGTTTACGAAACTATTCGTTCAGTGCCCCGGAAACTTCATAATTGTGATGTGCAACGTTTTTACGAAATTGGATTTTGTTTAAACGAGatgttttgtttaaacaatttattgataacttTTGGGCATTacgattattcaaatttaattttcttatcccCTATATCGCGGTTGATTTTTTCCGATCTTTATCTTATTataaagtattcaatattgttgCAGAGACTTACTTTTGTTTGATAATGTATAGCCATTACATCTTCAAATGTTAATTCGGAATCAGTTTAACGGTCTTCAAGTACTTTGATTAACATGTTCTTCTCGGCTGACGTACTGACGGTTCAATaactaaaattattatatttcttttaaCTTTTAAACTTACTAACAGATAATTTCCTTGCAAAAATCTATGGTCAAACCTTTTTACATTTCTGATTGGAAATTTCTCATTTGCGAATTGGCTCAAGACAGCTGGCGACCGCATGGCAATCGAATGATGATCCGCCGTCAGCacattatcaaaaaaaaaatacgttgaTCAAATCGTACTTTAGTACCGCCAAACTTATTTCAAATTGGCATTTGATTTGAAGAATGATCTCAATTTGACTAACATTGAACCCCCTCAAACCTTGTCTATCATTATCTGCATGCAGCGATGTAGATTACAACAACTTTCTACGTTTTTGCCATTTTAGACATGATTTTAGACAGTAAGTCGAAATAACATCGATGGTGAAATGAATGCTACTTGACATACCCACAATACCATCTATTGTTTGGTAGAATGAACATTTAATTCATAATGTTCTTGAAATACGGTTGCAATATATCATGAAGAAATATTGTTACGTATCTCCAAATAAAAGATTCCAACTAAAACGTTTTTGCGACACTATAGTCACAGCATTTGTTgtaggtaaaaattttcaaaatagtaTTACTGATTTCAGATGGATTTTCGCTTTGGAAATGAGCAATTAAATCGAGGTATCGttagttgaaatattttggttAGCGATATTGCAAATTCCAACAGTCGAATTATACTGGTCTACCTGACTGTTTTTACAGGCATGAAACATTGGATATTAGTACGATGAACtttattgcatttttaaaaattattacatgAAATAGACATTTATACGTAAGTTTATTACttgaatgattaattattaccaATGAAGAAACTTTGttatttcttcagttttgtTTACCAATTGCGCTCTATTGAACACATAACTTTAGCAAGAGATTCAGCATCTCACTTGCAAGTGACTGCTTGTATTCACAATTTGCTTCTATAGTTCAGTTTAAATCATTTTGTCTATTATATTCAGACAGAtattaagaaaattgaaataaaagtttattgtataaaaaaaaaaaaattgaaatctgtACTTTTATCTCGTCTCGACAAGTTTATCGTTCCAAAGATGAGTAAacaaatattcacaataaCGGTGAATTTtctcacgatattttttttccaaactctGTTATAGGATTAACGATAATCTGTcgacatatatttataattgtataaGTATGTTGAACTACCCACGAATAATCTCAGTTTAGTAATTTATAGAACTCGTCAAGAAATGACCAAGAATCGCTGCTGTGTTTAGTGGTATTAAACTAGATCACGGAgcagaatatttttcagccCTACTAGTTTTGGATTTTCCTAGTATATTCAACGAGGGAATGTGACAATTGTTAATATGATTTGTGGAAAACACAAAATTCCTTCTCTATACACatttgactttttttaaatagcaCATAACATTTAACACATTTACTAAATACTAACAACTGCTAGTAATTGTAAACATTTACAATAGGAAATGTATGAAATGTTACACATATTTCACACATTaagaaataaatgaacgaAAACTCGGTAAATACGTATTTAAAACGTACCACATGCCATACATAATATAGTATTAGTGCATAATCGTATAGGGAACGTGCGCGAAATTGCCGAAAGTGCCAAATCGATCGTACTTGTTCCAACGGACGGGGATTTTTCCCCGTCTACGCCAAGACTGAAGCAATCAAAAACTCCCATGGCACGAAATTAACCAATCGTTTTGAATCACCCTGTCGCATAGGGACAGTAAATAAGGGTTTACTCGGTATTTCTTAAACTATTATACAACAGCTGATACCGCAACAATTAACCTTCACTTTTCTCGCACCGGGGAAAggtattttttcgatagaaatatttgttttttctgaaAGATGATAACAACTAACCGCCACACAACCCGTCAACGTTAGTGCAAATTCCATCGATACGGACAAATTTGGCACTCGGTCCCTATGAGTGTTTTGCAATAGTTGAAATAATTCGATAATAATACGTATCACAACAATGAACATAcgtgtgaataaataataaaattgtcaatatCTCATAAAATATGTTTCAATAATATCTATCATACTCTGAATAATGATAATGTCTTACGTACAGATAATTTTGTGTTATATAGATGGTATACATTTCTCTAACACTTAAAacattaattgaaattgacaAATATATGTGGACTATGCTTATGAGATGAACTGTGATGATAAACTATAGCAAATTCGAAGGATCTCTCGATATATGAACGCCGAGAGATGTACTCATATTTAATAAACCACTCAATtctacttgaaaaaaaagaagaacgtTGATAATAAATTGCGATGAAAACCAGAAGTCAATAGATGAAGGTAGACGAGATGTtacacaaaaataataatcgacgTATTACTTTGGTGAGATTAATTAATTGCTACATGTTATATTAAAGACAGCACAGATTTTTTATGACGAAACGGAACTTTCTCCATGGACCCTGAATTGCAACTACAGTGCTTTGCAATGTAAGATGAAGTTGACAAAGTCATCGGAACGAGTCCCATATGGGCGATTGTCTATCGATTGTCTGAtgcgaaaaataatgattatatCGTTATATGCTCCTAAGTAAATTAATGATtacaatgtatatatgtatatatgctgGTATTTAGAAATTCAACTGGAATCAGTATTTGTCGTAAAATTACACGCTCTCAAAAGTTAAAAAGGATTTTTACAATAGCAATCAGGTGAATACGttccttcaaattttcttGCGAAAAACCGCTGATATGTACACAGTGAGGACATATGTATTAAGCGTAATTACATAAACAGTTATCTGACGCTATACGCAGATTAATCTTTGAATTCTTTATCCTTCAATTTCTTCGTGATTGTAAACACAAGTATACGGAACCAAAATGTTACATTCATCTGCCGACAAGTAACGAGATTCCAAAAATATAGGGTTTGGATTCCTTAAGGATTTCCATTGTAAAGAACGCTCACCGGGTTTCTAAGATTCCGATGGGAAGCCCATGAAGTTTCGTATTTTCGCCACAATTGCGGTAGCGTTCTGTAAATATTGCAAATTTCCTACACGGCGCTGGAagtgatatattatatatgatatacatattttcatgatatatatatatatatatatatatatatatatgtatatatatacacacaaaaGGCTCAAACAGTGGAATATAAATTGATTGTCATTCACAATTGAGCTGCTTAAATGaagtattgaataaaaaaaaaagaacctaTTTTGCGATAAACCGTTTTCAGTTGAATTTCCAAACAATTATACCTATGCTGTTCTTAATGTTAAGGACACTTAAGTTTGTAGTTGTATCTAAACAATAACCACATATGCTATTTAGGTAACTTTAGTGTGTATCTGCGCctctctcacaatcagtgtacAATAATACAGTAAACCATTTTGCTCTATATAATTTTAGAAGTGTAATTAGGGCAATTACGTATACTTTCGCCATTCGTGTAGTCATATAGATTGTATAAcggtttaaaattcaatttacaaatcATTCTATACAATACGTACTGAACCTGAAAGACATAGTATTCAAATCTTATACATGTATCGATATCACTCCGTAAATTTGCACGACGATTAATTCTTATACCTATCATTAAAACCAGAGTCCGAATATTAGAGTTCAGTAAATGACCATCAAAAATGAATCCTTGCTAATAAAATGATTCTTACCGCAAGAATGCATGCGGCAAAAGGAATGAGCCAGACTGTCTGTGCCTGATTATTCAAGGGCAACTGGAAATTTAATGATCGATTTATTGATCAGGATCTTCAAATACTTAGAGTATAGAACCGCCTACGTGAAATCCGGTTTTCTTagaatattatgtatatttgtcCAATGAGaatacgaatgaaatttaaaactaGTTAGATCAATAGGATAAGAAGTCGTGGTATCACAGTAAGAAGGGAATAGAAATAGGATAGCAATGGATATAGTAACAACTTGGTAATCTGAGGCCGGTACATTAACACTATATAAATACTCTATAATAGTGTAGTTTGATAATACTAACATTtgaaatgatatttatataatcTTCGTTTGCACATCgcataaaaatatgaatttcacAGTGACAGCTGTAGGCTATATACTTGACTTGTGAAAAGTTTTGTTAAATTTAAGCAAAGCACCAAGAATAGACTTGATTTGAGGTCATTAAATTTCGACTTttgtatgaattttcattcgaaaatgtTTCATGAGTACATAAAGGTAGGTACAGTAATCGaaacctatacatatattcatttgatttACTCGGTTAATTCtgtttaatttattatcatattgttattattacttcatattgtatgtatacgctgttagaaaaatttaaataaacataACTTCCCAGCAGGTTCACtctatatttatgttatttgTTACATTTCTGTTAACGAACATAgtacaaatttttgcaaattgaaCGTTCAAATTGTCATATCAacgtttaatttgaaattattggtttttttcaCTCAGTCTTACACTAAAAAATGGTTAAATcaatccaaaaattttagtggagttgctggaaaattttttttctaaccatttattgttatacatatatatattttttttttcttttttttttgatagcCTGATTTTGTTTTGCCtacaaaaatttgatattaaaatttcattctaatAGCCTAATTATAACAGTTTATAAATCAACTTAAAAGTGAGTAGTATATTCAGCGTCATGTCCTGGATAGCGCAATAAATTCATAAACACTTTCATCTTTCACGGCAACAATCATTATACCAAAATCAGACATTTATACTCATATAGCATTATGAGATGtacagtattattattacatgtattatatacgtactaAAACATCACGAAGTGACAACACGTACATGATACTTGACAGTCTCAGGATACTGCACAAGGATATACTGTAAGGTGGTCCTTATtcagggtgttgacgaatttttgccAGACCATCccccaaatcaacttcaaataattcgaaaacaatcgcctaattttttcagatttttacatcgaatctaagatagtccgcattgtgatcgaagtttcttatggaaattAACATGggttaaaactttttttctcagtatatattttattgcaagagtaataatgtttcaaataatctgtaaccgcgaggttttggtgagaattagtgctactatctgggaaaaaatacacattatCGTACCaggcaatctagacgaattgcacaacCTCGAaacctgacttttttttttatttagaggaagtgcaattcgtctagattgcctcgtacgatgatgtgtattttttttcatatagtaTCACTAATGCCGACTAAAATctcgcagttacagattttttggaacattattactttcacgataaaatatataatgcgaaaaaaagtttttcccatgtcatttccataagaaacttcgatcacaatgcgGGCTATCTCAGACCTGCtgtaagaatctgaaaaaatttggcgactctttttaaatgatttgcaattgatttcagtgatggggcggtaaaaattcgtcaacaccctaaacAAGGACCCACCCTAATATACTGGTCCGACCAAACGGCAAAGAATTGGAAAGCCTCCAACATTTGGATTCCAATGAATCCCGGTTTTCAATCATAGAATTGTATCTATTTATCAAATTGGTTGGAGTAGAAATCATTGattgatataaatttaattcaaagcTTGAACTAGGcattcaatttcaaagaaacaaatttttaatcattcaacTAGCTGCTCGATTGACggatgaaatttggtaaatgCATTGCGTGACGATGTTTTCCTTAGAATTGATTACATCAGCGCGCATTTTTGACTGTGGGAAGGCCAAGCAATTGGACTGAAACCTGGTGGCCACTGACGGTAGCAGTACAAAATCTTCTGTGACGAATTCGTGTACGCGAGTGATTCACATAGATGAGAGTCATATACCATTTAattgtgaattgaaaattaagatagatatattttatttgggAGTTCTCGGTAATGTATGCCAAAATCGGGATACAGCGGAATTCACGTGTATTCTGCATGTAATACGAATTTCTTTACATTGATCAATTCTTGGATGCAGTTTCGAATAAATAGACGCATTCATGGAAATGTAAAAAGACTGATATTA
The Neodiprion lecontei isolate iyNeoLeco1 chromosome 3, iyNeoLeco1.1, whole genome shotgun sequence DNA segment above includes these coding regions:
- the LOC107223745 gene encoding peptidyl-prolyl cis-trans isomerase-like 1, whose amino-acid sequence is MALANISGIPDKHWQPHIVALETTMGEILIELYWKHAPITCRNFAELVRRGYYNGTKFHRIIRDFMIQGGDPTGTGKGGMSIYGECFDDEIHDDLKHTGAGILSMANSGPDSNGSQFFITLAPTQWLDGKHTIFGRIYSGMTIVKRIGLVETDKNDRPIDDVKIIKGSVRNA